DNA sequence from the Leptospira limi genome:
ACGTCTGCAGTCGATTTACAAACAGGAAAAGAACATATCTTTGACCAAGGTCCAATTACAGAAGCTCTTACAAGTGCAATGAGTTTACCAGGTGCATTCCCACCATACCGACTCGGCGAAAAGTTGTTAGTCGATGGTGGTATGATCAATAATGTCCCTGAAAATCTCATCCGTTCCAAAGGTGCTGATGTTGTCATGGGAATTAACGTCTCTCCTTTACAGGAAATTGTCCCAGTGAAACTGTTTGAAGACCGCAATACCACTGAAAAAGGTTTTTTCCGATATATTTGGGATACTTTAAAATACCCACCCATTTTACAGATTATGACAAGGACCATCACCTTAGAGGGTAGAGAGATCACTCGACTCAAACGTCCCAAGATGGATTTATTTGTTCATTTCCATTTGGAAGAATTTCAGTTATTTGATTTTGCAAGATACCAAGAGATCATCGATAAAGGGGAAAGAGAAGCAGAAGCCAACTTAGCCGAAATCAAACAATTGTTTTCGTAAATTTAGATTCCCAATCCCACCTAACTCAAACAAAGCGAGTTGTAAGGTAGGATTGGAAAATTTAAAGGAAAGCAATTTGTAGGATCAAATAGAAGAAAGGATCTCCTTCTTTTTGGTTTCAAACTCTTCTGCACTGATGAGGCCTTGGTCGAGTAAACCTTTGAGTTTCGCAATCCTTGCCGCTGGATCGTTAGCTGCTTGTGCTCCACCAGCTTGGTTTTGTCCACCTTGGTTCATCATATTGCCCATCATTTGGCCCATGTTCATACCCATACCCATGCCCATTCCTGCACCCATGGCACCACCACCTTGGCCTTCGTTTTCTGCAGCAGCTTGGCCAATATCGAACATTTTTTTCTGTTGGTACTTATCACCTAACATATCAATTTCAAATTTGTCTGTGATGATTTTTTGGATCCTTTGGTAGTTTGGATCGTTTTGGTCAAAGTTCACCGAAGATACGTTAAATTCCGTAAGATCAATCCCATACTTTTCAAATTCGGGAGCAAGTTTCACTCGGCCAGCAGTTGAACTCTCATCGCGGTATTTATTGATTTCTACAACAGAAGTATTATTATTCAAAATAACTTCTGAAATAAAATCACCAATCCCACGTACGATATTTGGTTTTAGAAATTCATCAATCGCTTCGTTGGTTGTTCGATTTCCACCCTTGACTACATTCAGTAAAAACGACCTTGAATCTTTGATACGGAATTTATAATCACCAAATGCCCGTATATTGAGAACAATTTTATACTTTGGGTCTTCAAGTGGAATCGGTGTGGTGGTTCCCCATTTTAGGGCCATAATCGCTTTATTTACAAAATACACTTCTGCTGTAAAAGGTGTTTTCCCACCAAACGGAAGATTGACGAGAGCTTCCAAAATGGGGATATTCCCTGTTTTTAAAGTATGAGTTCCAGGTCCAAATGTATCCAGAGCCTTTCCTTCTTTGAAAAAAATTGCCTCTAGGTTTTCATCGACTACAAGTTGTCCCGCCGTGCTGATTTCATCAGATGGGTATTTCCAAACGATTTCACTTGGATTTCCTTCAAACTTAATTCTATCTATTAGTGCCATGTTTTGTTCCTTATTTTATATTTTTAAAAAGATTGAGTTTCTTGCTTCGAATTGTGATTCAAAATCGAGTAAGAGTTTGTTAATCGCTTCAATCGCTGCTTCTGGGTTTGTGGCAAATGAAGTTGGTAACGTTTCTAAAATTTCTTTTTGTAAAACCCCAACTTTTTCCAACATTGAAAAGTCGTGATTGAGAACCTTTTCAATTTCAGCGGAAGTGGCTTGAACTCCTGTCCCTAGTCCATTCAGACCATACCCTGCAGAAGTCAC
Encoded proteins:
- a CDS encoding SPFH domain-containing protein; the encoded protein is MALIDRIKFEGNPSEIVWKYPSDEISTAGQLVVDENLEAIFFKEGKALDTFGPGTHTLKTGNIPILEALVNLPFGGKTPFTAEVYFVNKAIMALKWGTTTPIPLEDPKYKIVLNIRAFGDYKFRIKDSRSFLLNVVKGGNRTTNEAIDEFLKPNIVRGIGDFISEVILNNNTSVVEINKYRDESSTAGRVKLAPEFEKYGIDLTEFNVSSVNFDQNDPNYQRIQKIITDKFEIDMLGDKYQQKKMFDIGQAAAENEGQGGGAMGAGMGMGMGMNMGQMMGNMMNQGGQNQAGGAQAANDPAARIAKLKGLLDQGLISAEEFETKKKEILSSI